Genomic DNA from Cucurbita pepo subsp. pepo cultivar mu-cu-16 unplaced genomic scaffold, ASM280686v2 Cp4.1_scaffold000784, whole genome shotgun sequence:
GTTTCGTGTATGTGGCTTCATGCTGGTGTTATTCATTTACTTGCAAATATGCTCAGCCTGCTCTTCATAGGAATTCGGCTCGAACAAGAATTTGGATTTTGTAAGCATTTTGAACACTGTAAActgctttgtttttttttttttttagtgttgaTTCATAGTTTCACTTTGAACACTCTACTCTACAAACATATGTAGTTCAAACACTAAGAAcaagagggagggagagattttGCCTGTGTTTTTAGCCAGAGTTTTGGATGATTTCGTATCAGAAAGTGCTTTTAAGGGGGAAAACACTGTTTATGTGCTTCGCCTAGAAATAtttaagggttttttttagtgtttttagaatttgttAAGTTACTTTGATTGTTTAGtacaagaattttgaaaagtgaTTTTATATCAAGTATGCctaagttcaccgctagtagatattgttcgttttggctcgttacgtattgttattagcctcacagttttaaaaattgctattagcctcacagttttaaaacgcgttttttagagagaggttttcacacccttataaggaatgtggagccttcttcaatcgaaatccaccccaaaggggtggattgtaagatctcatgTCGTTTGGGGAAGGGActaagcatttcttataagggtgtggaaacctctccctaacaattTTAAgggtgatacataacgagccgaagtggacaatatataCTAGCAGTAGACTTGGGgcattataaatgatattagagtcaaacaccaggtggtgtgccaatgaggacgttggcTCCCAAAGGGAGTGGTTTGTGAGATCGAGGTGGAaactttccctagtagacatgttctaaaaccgtgagattgacggcaatacataacgggttaaagcggacaagatctattagcagtgggtttgaattgttacaaTCAAACATTTGTTAAGCTGATAAATAGACAAGTTGCAATATTGGACAAATATACATAAACTCATCGacattaaatttcttttctttttctgtataAAAACAATACATACTTTTTGTTAAAAACTAATGTGTTGTCAGTTATCTGTCGAGTACGTACGTGTCATATTCATGTCTCGTATCTGTATCCGTGCTTGTTAGAAAATCatgtttggttcttgtttttggttttggcaGTGAAAATAGGATGTTTGTATGTGCTTTCTGGATTTGGTGGGAGCTTACTGTCATCTCTGAGTATCAATCCATCTGAAAATCCAACCATATCAGTCGGTGCTTCTGGTGCactttttgggcttttgggcGCTATGCTTTCTGAGCTCATCACAAATTGGacaatatattcaaataagGTAACCAAAAAGATGCAAAGAATCCTCTTTCCATTCCATCTTTCCATATTATATTGGGACCTTATGGCTTGTTTGTCATTGATACTCAGTGTGCAGCCTTCATATCTTTGATTCTGATCATTGCCTTAAACCTGGCAGTCGGATTCATACCTCACATCGACAATTCAGCACACATCGGAGGCTTCGTTTCGGGCTTTCTCCTCGGCTTCATCCTCCTTATCCAACCGCAGTTCGGATACGTTAACCATAAGTACATCCCTGCAGGGGCTGATGTGAAACGTAAATCCAAGCACAAATGTTATCAGTACTTTTTGTTGATCGTAGCTCTAATCCTCTTGATTTTCGGGTAAGCGAAACCGAAGCGACGGTATACTTTCCTTGTAGCTCGAGTTTTTTCTCGTAACTTATGTAATTTTTTCAGATATGCTTCTGGGTTAACAAGGCTTTACAAAACTGGTCCACAAGTATTGGAAAGCAACACTTTCTGAAGAGGCTGATGGGAAGCATAAGTACTTTGATTTGGTGATCGTTTGGCTGAGGAAAGTTTATAAGATTTTCCTTTGAAAGTGTAATTTAAACGATAAAATCATAATGTGAAGTTTAACTTCTACTCACTCGCAGCAGTAGAAGAATTGTATGTAGAAAATACCCACttctccttttgttttatagatctccttttgttttatagATCTCTGTTCCTTAATCTCTAAAGATCCACACTTTTCAAGCAATGCAATGGAGAACGTTAGAGATTATAGAGGACAAATTTTTGCTCGATGCTTCATGTTTCCTTAGATGCTTTGCCTCGGAGATTATCGTCGATCAAAAAAATCTGAAGTTCTCAAAGATCTAAGTTTAAGTTAATCAGGAATAAAAGAGTTATAGAGCGATTGTGACAAATGGTGACCGCTTTTAAAGGATGGATCTTCATTTTTAAGCAATCAGAAGGCATATAAAGTCCTTATGATCTATGGTTTCCAAGATTAAAGCAACCAATTGAATGACATCACAGagaaaaagattaagaatgaAGTAGCATATTCCTGTTCAATGGCTGTAATCAAAACGATCCTTGTCTATTCTATCAAAAGATGGGTTACAATTTTAACTGGAACAGCATGTACTCAACATGGAAAACTTCGTTTACTAAACACGAGGAAAAATGATACCAAAATGAAAAACCCGAGGTTCTCGAGCTCAGAGTTTGAACTCACAAAAGCAGTCGGACAATGCAGATCCCCTGCCCATGACGAAATCATCTCTATGAGCCTTCCACAATGCTTGATTCAGCTCCTTCCCTTTCAGACCATTGTAAGTGAACTCTGCAAAAGCTCGTCGACTTAAAAACAATGTCCTCTGCTTTCCGTTGAATGCGCGCATTGCTGCGACCATCTTGTCCATATTTCCAAAGAATGTTGCTACATAAGAATCACTATTAATAGACACATAATAATCCAGTGCAGCTTTTGTGTTACCATGCATGTTTGAGAAATCGTCGCTACTGAGGAAACTAGACTTGGTTACTACGTTGGTGTACACTGATGTAAAGCCTTCCATTTCCATCAAACCATCACCAGCAGCCAagtaaatatttgtattagtTGGAATATGGAGTGCTTGAAATATGAGGGCTGTCTCACGAGGGGTGAGAGGACATTTCCCTCGCTTTCTCCATATTTTGGCTAACTCTCCGGTCCATGGTTTCCTATCTACCCGAGCGGCCTCAATTGCTTCTAGAGAAGCAGTAGAAAGTCCTTGATATTCACATTGGCTGTAAGCCACCATATCTGGCTCGAAACGAagatgaagagagagaaagggctTTGGTATCGCTTCCAAAAGTTTCTTGGCTTTCTCCTCCACGGGTTTAGCAAGGCGCAAAGCATTGTAACAAGCTTGACATAGGGCAGCTTTTGCATACTGAGGATACCTGTAAAAGAATTTTGGgaggaaaatatttaagagCATTGCCACAGACTAAGCGCATCACTGAAATTAGAGAACTACAGCAAAGACAAAGAAGATAGCAAAAAAGAACTCCTGTACAACATTGCACACACAATTGAAACTGAAACGAGGTAGCTGTCAATGCTTTGGATGCCAATCGGGGCGTTGTTCTATCATGGTACTGACctaaaccaaaccaaaaggACGAATAATAAAGAATACTACAACTCTGAAGTACCTATCCCTTCTCTGGCTCATTGCTGGAGTTATTGAAATATAATGATGTTCCAGCAGGGATGGTAGGACACTTTCAATATAATCGAACTGTCCTTTGCGTTTACTACAATCCACATGATGAGGCTCTTTGGACGCGAACTCTGGTGGCAACTCTTTAACAACTTTTACATAACCATTCATCTGACTAATAAAATAGTCAACATCAAATACATCTGCAAAACCACTGGAAAAAAAAGCAGCAAGGTTAAACCACATGCAAGCAGCTTATAACATTTTCTTTAGTGAGTGGAAAATGTATTGGAGTATTTTGACACCCAGAAGTCAGTAAATGAACATGTTCGATAGCATCATAAGGAAAAACCcaagttaaataaaattaccaTTTGTGAATAAAAAGTTGCAGGTAGGTCTATGCATGAAATAGAACATGGAAGGCAAGTGAAAAGATATTGGCATTAATTACCTTGATTCATTCCAATATGCAGCCACTTCAAACTTTGGCAGAACCAGAGTAGCATTCAACAGCCGTGCTACGCCAACTCCATCACACAACTGCACACATGATAAAGAGTGTCAGCTTTTAGCTAGAAAGCTTTAACCATGTAATGAAcaaagttaaattacaaatatagaaaaacCATTGAATATTACATCTCTTCTCATCTGATTGAGCCCACCATAGCAATCCACGCGTATATATCCATTGCTATCAGCAGGCAGAGCTGCAGCATTTCAACAAAAAACCAATCCAAATGTCTGCAATGAAAGCCAATTAAAACTGACTCAGACTATCAAAACCTATCAGAATCCCCCCAACCCTTGTTACAATCTAACCATTTTTCCTAGTACAACATAAAGTCCATATAACCTTTTATATCTTATTACATGCATATTGTCTGCTGTGAATTCCTACTAAAGAATTTCCCAGTACCCAAATCATCATAATTCGTCCAAAGGTTGTGGCTTACAAATTAAGTAAACTTGCTATTCCATTAtagaaaaaaagttgaaaagacAGAAAAACATGAGAGTAAACAAGAAGTTGTCGCCAGAAATCAAATCAGTTTACCAGGTCGGTGACCTTGAAGCCACCACTTGCAAGGACTCCACTCTGCTATCCTTCGAAGACTCCATATATCCGTGTAGCCTCTGCAATTAAAATTGGATCAATTTAATCTTCTGTAGTGTAGAAAAACTATGTCAAGTCTTTCAGCTGAAACTGCTAATTACACTCTAGATTTCacaaaaagaactaaaaaaaatggcacCATTGAGGAGGAATGAGAGGTAGGGGGGACGATACACGACAGAGCCTCTATCCTATTACTAGATCTGAGACGAAGAAAACCTTATTTTAACTTCATCTCGTGAAATTCCACTCAAGATCCAATTTCTTTATGATTTCTCCAACTCTCAATGCAACCACACAGTACAAAGCAAGCAACATAAACTAATTAAGAAAGAAACACAAGTACATATTCTCAAATGATGCAAGATCAAGCAGGATTTTCACTATTTCTTCGGGAAAAAAACGCCAATATCGAgcaattttttcattttaattgcAGCTTTCAAATTCATGATCATCCAATGATATACTCGAAGTCAgaacataaacataatgaaaaaGGGAAAGTAAAGCGCACCGTTGATGAGCAGAGGAGACTGAAGCGCCGGGGAAAAGCGAAGAGGACGGCGACAAGAGAAGCACCGCCAAGGTCAAACAAAGACCGACAACAAGAACGCTAAAGAATGGCTTCACTGAGACAATAAACATTTCAGATCCAGCAAAGCCTTCTTCCTCACCGTCCACAAGAACGGATCTAGCCCAAGATGTTCTTattcgaaaaagaaaattgatcgGAACTCAAAACGGTCCATATAAACCGGAAGATTTCTTTTCCCacaactttattatttttacttttttttttttttttcctttttacaaaattatttatttgctcttattcattttttaaatattctattctctttcaattttaaacatttttttaatttcttttcaaacttTAGAATGGCcaatcaaattgaaattaaaaaaaatatatatatatatagatttataAAGAATTGGGTGTGGTGTGGGTATGTCAAATAgttgaattttcataatttctttttttttttaatatataaataacaaagTTTCTATTGgttttttacccttttaatTCGACTACCGGGTACCATGAAACACCGCGGtaaaatcccacatcagttaggtcggttggagaggaaaataaaacactttttacaagagtgtagaaatttctctctagccg
This window encodes:
- the LOC111785861 gene encoding O-fucosyltransferase 13-like isoform X1; this translates as MFIVSVKPFFSVLVVGLCLTLAVLLLSPSSSLFPGASVSSAHQRGYTDIWSLRRIAEWSPCKWWLQGHRPALPADSNGYIRVDCYGGLNQMRRDLCDGVGVARLLNATLVLPKFEVAAYWNESSGFADVFDVDYFISQMNGYVKVVKELPPEFASKEPHHVDCSKRKGQFDYIESVLPSLLEHHYISITPAMSQRRDRYPQYAKAALCQACYNALRLAKPVEEKAKKLLEAIPKPFLSLHLRFEPDMVAYSQCEYQGLSTASLEAIEAARVDRKPWTGELAKIWRKRGKCPLTPRETALIFQALHIPTNTNIYLAAGDGLMEMEGFTSVYTNVVTKSSFLSSDDFSNMHGNTKAALDYYVSINSDSYVATFFGNMDKMVAAMRAFNGKQRTLFLSRRAFAEFTYNGLKGKELNQALWKAHRDDFVMGRGSALSDCFCEFKL
- the LOC111785864 gene encoding RHOMBOID-like protein 5; amino-acid sequence: CMWLHAGVIHLLANMLSLLFIGIRLEQEFGFLKIGCLYVLSGFGGSLLSSLSINPSENPTISVGASGALFGLLGAMLSELITNWTIYSNKCAAFISLILIIALNLAVGFIPHIDNSAHIGGFVSGFLLGFILLIQPQFGYVNHKYIPAGADVKRKSKHKCYQYFLLIVALILLIFGYASGLTRLYKTGPQVLESNTF
- the LOC111785861 gene encoding O-fucosyltransferase 13-like isoform X2, with the protein product MRRDLCDGVGVARLLNATLVLPKFEVAAYWNESSGFADVFDVDYFISQMNGYVKVVKELPPEFASKEPHHVDCSKRKGQFDYIESVLPSLLEHHYISITPAMSQRRDRYPQYAKAALCQACYNALRLAKPVEEKAKKLLEAIPKPFLSLHLRFEPDMVAYSQCEYQGLSTASLEAIEAARVDRKPWTGELAKIWRKRGKCPLTPRETALIFQALHIPTNTNIYLAAGDGLMEMEGFTSVYTNVVTKSSFLSSDDFSNMHGNTKAALDYYVSINSDSYVATFFGNMDKMVAAMRAFNGKQRTLFLSRRAFAEFTYNGLKGKELNQALWKAHRDDFVMGRGSALSDCFCEFKL